The Thermodesulfobacteriota bacterium sequence CCGACCTTCTCGTTCATGACTGTCGACCACGACGGCGAGATCCGCATGGACTGCTCCAGCCGGTATGCCATGGTCCGACTCGTCGGCCTCAAAGACCAGTACCGCGTCGCCTTCGCCAACGACCCGGACTCGGACCGGCACGGAATCGTCACCCCCGCCGCAGGGTTGATGAACCCGAACCACTACCTGGCCGTAGCCATCCGCTACCTGCTGACGCACCGACCACACTGGCCGGCCCGGGCCCTTGTTGGCAAGACGCTAGTCAGCAGTAGCATGATCGACAGGGTCGTGCAAAAGCTTGGCCGCCACGTGTCCGAAGTTCCGGTGGGCTTCAAGTGGTTCGTGCCGGGACTCTTCGACGGGTCGTATTGCTTCGCTGGCGAGGAGAGTGCAGGGGCGAGCTTCCTGCGGTACGACCGCACCGTGTGGACCACCGACAAGGACGGTCTGATCATGGACCTGCTTGCCGCCGAGATCACCGCCAGAACGGGTAGGGACCCGGGCGAGCACTACGGCGATCTGACGGCGGAGTTCGGCACGCCGTGCTACGCGCGCATCGACGCGCCGGCGACACCTGAGCAGATGGCAAGGCTTGAAAAGCTGTCGCCCGAGGACGTCAGGGAGTCGAACCTGGCTGGCGAGGCAATCACAGCCAAGCTGACCCGCGCCCCGGGCAATAACGCCCCCATCGGTGGCCTAAAAGTCGTAACCGCCAGCGGCTGGTTTGCGGCCCGCCCCTCCGGCACAGAAAACATCTACAAAATTTACGCGGAAAGCTTCAAGGACCAGGATCACCTCAACGCCATTGTGAGCGAGGCAAAACAGATCGTGAGCGACGCACTGGAGGCCGTATCGTGATACCACCAGTCCCAGTAGTCTTACTGGTCGATCCGGACCACGAGTTGCGCGAAAACGACCATCTCACAAACTACTCAATCACCACTTCAAGCGTGAGCTTGCAGGTGCCGCGCTTGGGGTACGGGGAGAAAATTGGCGGAATCCATGGCGCCTGCATCAAGGACGACAACAAGGTCTGCAACTGTTGGATGACGCCGACTGGAGTCCCGAAGTTCATGGGCTCCCCAGTGAGCCGTGCGAAATTCCGGAAGCTGCCGAATGTTTCGCGGGCCAAGAACATTACGTGGGAGGTTGCTACAGCCATGAAGCGGCTGCGAGCTGGCACAGACTAAGCAGTGAACTAGACTCAAAGAATATAACATGCTGTTCTAAAAAAGGAGGTAATTATGCAACTCGGAATGATTGGTCTTGGAAGGATGGGGGGAAACATGGTGCGACGGCTTCTCAAGGGAGGCCATAGGTGTGTGGTCTTTGACAGGGGGCCGAAAGCGGTGAAGGAATTAGGCCAGGAGGGGGCAGTGGGAACCTCATCGCTCCAGGATCTCGTTAGGAAGCTCGAGAAGCCACGGGCGGTCTGGTTAAT is a genomic window containing:
- the pgm gene encoding phosphoglucomutase (alpha-D-glucose-1,6-bisphosphate-dependent); its protein translation is MPSAVVSELKNNVMISPLAGQPAPKEMLVDLARLEREYFERRPDLSDPNQMVSFGTSGHRGSSLRGTFTEAHILAITQAICDYRRSQGTDGPIYMGKDTHALSAPAQCTALEVLAANNVETLIQRDDGVTPTPVISRAILVHNRGRKTHLADGIIMTPSHNPPEDGGFKYNPTNGGPADTDVTRWVEDRANELLRRGNAGVRRVPFAAAIKADTTHEEDFVLPYVDDLRNVIDMEAISAASLKLGVDPLGGAARPYWEPINSMYRLDITVVNPAIDPTFSFMTVDHDGEIRMDCSSRYAMVRLVGLKDQYRVAFANDPDSDRHGIVTPAAGLMNPNHYLAVAIRYLLTHRPHWPARALVGKTLVSSSMIDRVVQKLGRHVSEVPVGFKWFVPGLFDGSYCFAGEESAGASFLRYDRTVWTTDKDGLIMDLLAAEITARTGRDPGEHYGDLTAEFGTPCYARIDAPATPEQMARLEKLSPEDVRESNLAGEAITAKLTRAPGNNAPIGGLKVVTASGWFAARPSGTENIYKIYAESFKDQDHLNAIVSEAKQIVSDALEAVS